The following is a genomic window from Pyricularia oryzae 70-15 chromosome 5, whole genome shotgun sequence.
TGCCCGCGCCCCCAAACACCTCGAGCAGGCCCACGCCCGCCGTCTCGGCAAAGTGCTCCGCCCAGCTGGTGAGCGCATACCGCGACACCACGCGCTCGTCCCCCTTCTCGGCGCCACGCCACCGCAGCGAATCCGAGTACTTGCCCCCCGTGCCGGGGAGGTGttgggcagcagcagcagcagcagcagcgtcgTACGGCTTTGGCGCCGGACGCCAGCCGTAGCGccgcgccaacgccgccggcCGGCCCGTGTAAGGGTTGTGGCCCTGCGCAGTCGGCAGCTTGGAGTCGATTATGTGCGAGACCTCGTGCGACAGCGTGTGCATGTCCCAGTAGCGCGGCCGGACGGCGATGTCGCCGTCAATGCTGAAGGCGGCCGCGCGCTCGCCTGGCGGTGGGTGTGGGAGTGCGGCAACCGTTCtgccatttttttttgcttttttagtTATCCCTTCGGCGTTCAAAATTCCCCAGTTTGGGATTCCTCGAACTTTGAAGTGGCTGTGCCAGAGAGGGGTTTTCTTGGTTCTTACCTCACGTGTTCTCGCATCCCAATAGGCAAGTGTCCAAAAGCGGTCGTCATCTTCTCGATGCTGGTGTCCGAATCCACATGCTGACAGAATGCCCAGGGGACATGGCAATCACTATAGGTTACCTAACATCCTCCCTTCCACATTAGCGTGAAGCAATTTTCGTTATGGGGAGAGACCACCAGTAAAAACCCACATTGTAAACTGTAAAATCACCTCTTGTGACCTGACGTCCGTCTGACCCAAAGTACTTTAAGCAGTTGGACGGGAGCACACCCGCTTCCCACCTGCTGATATTTATAGGCTGGTGCGCCGGAAGAACCTTGAGCAGCTCCGCTGCAACGTCGAAGCCAGCATCGTGAATATCTGGCTTGCTGTAGGGGCCCTGCAATTCAAATTTGCGCGCGTCCAGATCGTATGTTCTTGCTCCTGCGGCGTCAGTCGTCGGCAAGATCGTGTAGGCAACCGTCACGTTTGAGAGAATAGCGGCGGCGATGCCGGCTCTCGCGAGAAGATGCATTCTAGGCATCACTAACAAAAATATTTCGAACAAAAATGGCTTGTTGGAAGTTGGAAGTATTTTTATTTCGAGTGCAAGAGCAAAAGAGAAGTCGGGCCTGGGCTTCACTGACTTAAAACAATAAAAAGTCAGCAGAGGCAAACCCAAGTCACTTGTACTGTGATCGTCCATCCATGGTGAGGCAAGCGGTTAATTGTGACTGTACACGGACCGCACATCGGGGAGTAGATATAGTGACTGAAGCGGCCCGTCTATCGTGCCAAATGTTGCACTTCTGTAGAAGCACGTTTCAACGCGGCGGTTGCGGGTTCCCAAGGCCAACCAATTCTTTCGATTGCCAGAGGGGCAATTGTCCAGCCAGAAGCTTGTGCAATTCGACCGGTACTTTTCGTACTCTTCTGAGTGAGCACTTCCTAACCTCGCAATATGACCTGCAAACCAGTCAAAACAAGAGCAGTTGGGTTAATGTGCCAGCTCCTCACTAATTTGAGTCTTGACAGCCAAGACTGCGATGGCAGGGAATGTACGGCTCCCTCTTGATTTTTCGGGATGACCTCAACAACGCGTGTCACTAGAACAGACCATagaacaaaataaaaaagtgCTTGTTTGGTATCTTAATGGCTGGGAAAATCCTGCCAGACCTATCATGAGACGTCGTACTCATCACCTCACACTCCAAACACAGCCCACTCCAGCGGCTGCCTGGTATAAAGTAAAGTTAAacaggtaaaaaaaaaagacagtaTTGGTGTATCAATGGCTGTTCGAAGAAAAACGTTTCGAGCCACAAGAAAacagaagaaagagaaaCAGAAGTGAATGTTGTAGTCATGTTAGACCTGATGTTGGTACATCGACGTTTGGATGCTAAAAGAATGCCACGAAACTGTGTGTCCAGATTCCATCCGGTCATACCATAGTGACCTGGCGGTACGCCCTTGAGAGGCAAGGAAAAATAGCAGCTGGTTATCATCTGACAACGGCCAATTGGAGTTGGATTTACTCAATTATGCTGTCGTCGAATCCGTCGCAGTCCTCACTGCTCACGGCTACACCTCTTGCCTCTCTCCACGCTGCCATCTCAGCGACAGGCACACGACCACGGAGGAACCTTAGCGTAGCCTCGGTGCCTCGCTCAAGCACATTGAATCTGGGAACGCGGAACCGGTTGCCCATGACATCCAGACGCTCCAAGGTGCCATTTTCAATCCCACCAAGAAGCCCAATCCGAGGGTTGAGATGGGCGATGTCGTTATTGGAAGCGTCAACTATGCGCATACCCTTGATGGCCTCGGGCTCCAAATCCGCCAAGTGGTTGTTGGCAATGAGCAATACCGACAGCTCTGGAAATACATCCCTTAATCCGGTCCCAGACGGAAGGGCGGCAATCCGGTTGGTGCTGACATCTAGCTTCTGAAGTCCCGGGCTAATCAAGTTCGACATCAAAGGAGCCAGACTGGTAATGTGGTTTGAAGACAGATTCAGCTCCCGGAGCGCAAGAAGCTCCAGCTTGAGTCCGCCACCGCTGGCTGCCATGTCTCCCATATAAGACTCTCCCATGAGCTGGTTGTGTGCTAGAGATAAGGACACAAGGGTCTGGGAGAAGAAAGTAAGGGATTCTGGGATGATGGAGAAAAGATTGTGATGGAGCTGAACTTCACGGACGCTGTGTTCGTTTGCAACGCGAGAGCATGACACGGGATGAAGAGCCGAGGATTGTGTGTTCGACCTATCTAGCACGCCGCCGGGCCTTACCGTCCATTGTTCGCTGGACAAGGTATGGGACCGGGAACGCGCAGCTGGTGATTGAGGAGCTGATGTAGGGGGCGTCGCAAACTTGTCGCTCATTTCAGATCGAACTTCATCTGCGTCTTCGATATGTCTTGGGACGGAGTTCATCCTTGATCGTGTCGCTGGGGGTTTTGGGCTTGGTACCGCTGCCGAGGCCAAGAGATTGCTAAACGTGGCCTGAGGTTCATCCAATATCGGTTCGGGATCCAAGCGAGCAGCTAAAATGTCCTTCAGCTCCTCCGTCGTAATAGAGCAGAACTTCTTGTCCCGAAGCGGGTTGCCACTGAGCCTGAGCATGTTCAGGTTATCCATACGAGAGATGTCTGGCGGAATAACGCGCAAGTCGTTGCTCGAAAAGTCCACATGTCTTAGTTTGTTGAGGCCTGTCAACCCGTTTGGAACATCGGTGATGCTATTTTCGTCCGCATTCAAGGTGAGCAAGTTGACACACATGCTGAGGCCAGGTAACTCTTGGAGTCTGTTCATCGATACACACATCTGATGGAGAGATGGCATGGCGAGTGTTGAGCTGCTGCCGGGAGGCAAAATATGAGTAAGCTGGTTAGAGGAAACGTCCAAGATCTGCAAGGTCTGGAAAAGCGCATCTGCGTCGTCTATGAACACGCCGCTCAGCTTGTTCTTGCGAACGACCAGCTCAGTAAGTGGGAGCTGCACAAGAGTCGTGAGAGGCAAAGACTCAAAGTTATTCTCGCCAAGGTTCAGGATGCGAAGCTTGCTCATTTTTTCCATTCCAGCCGGGAGGGCTGAGATGTTGTTGTCGTGCAAATCAACGGTTTCCAGGTTGACAAGGTTTGTGAAGGAGTTATCCAACGGTCCATAAAAGAGATTGCCCCCAAGCTTGAGGTCGCGGAGAGAGGTAATCTGAGAAATAACCTCGAAGGAGCCGTTCGTGATTCGGTTCGAAGACAAGTTCAACGATGTCAGATACTGTAAGCGTCTCAGGCCCATGGGCAGAGAGATGAGCATGTTTCCATGCAGATCGAGAGTTTCGAGACCTCCAAAAATCATGCCTTGTCCGTCTTCATCGTCGACAAAAGCCTTTGCATCCTTATCGGGAAACACCTCATCGCCAATCATCTCCAGCTCGTTATCAGCCGCAACGAACCTAGTGAGATCCACGGTCTCTGCCCATGACCCATCGTTGATCCCCATAGCCTCCGAGTCGTACATCTTCAGAACTTGGGCAGGGATTTCGCGAAGGCCAAGTGCTGCAATGTTGAGCCTTCCACTAGTCCGTGCAGTCGCCAGCAGACCTTCTAGGACCTTGTTCTTTGACCCGCTGTCTGCTTCCTGATGATTGAACGGATTATCTGATAGACCAAAGTCGAAGGATGTGTCTGTTGGTATAAGTGGTGATCTGATAGGATGCCTGCCTACAGTGGGCACCTTCGTTGGATCGACTTCAAGCTTGGTGGTAGCCTTCTTGGCTGCCTTTGCCTTTGCGATTTGCTCCCTCAGGGCCGCGGAAGACTTTCTAAAAGTCGCCGCGGGTGCTGGCTCGTTCGTGTCGACCGTGGTCGCAGTAGATGTCGGTGAGGGCCCAGACTGGACCGTGTCATCGCCAGAGGTAGTTGACGACCTGTGTGAAATAAGCGACGTCTTGCGAGAGACTTTGGAGGGGGTGGCCCCCACCTTCTGGTGGTCCGGGGCGAGAGCTGGAGGTTTTCTAAACAATCCGTTGAGCGACGGGCGTTGCTTAGGTGGTCTCAAAGGCATTGTCTTTGCCATAGGTTTGTTTTCATTTGACTGGACCTGCTGCTTCTCTGGACTAGGGGTCCTGGAAGGTTCCGGCAGTTTGCTGATAGATGCTCTGGGTAGCGTCTTCGAGGCAGGTGCAGGTATCTTGCCGTGGGTGGGAGGTCGCATTGCATTCCCTTGACCTGCAACCCTAGCCGCAGGCACACGTGTAGTCTTGGCTACCACCCGAGGCTTTGCTTGCGTCGGCGGTGTGCCGTTGATGGGAGCAAGCTGTGTCTTGTAATTGTTTATGTGACTAGTTGAGACCCGGAACGAAGCTGGGCCTGCGTCTTCTATCCTATGGCTGGAGCCGGGccttgtttgggatttcgaCCTCGACGTCGGTCGGTTGAAACCTTCATTTCGGTAGCTTGAACCCGGTCGCGAGCTGAGTGAACTGCGTGATGCAGGCCTGGAACCTGAACGAGTTGCGGAGCCAGGTTCAAAGAAAGCCGAAGGCCTTCTCCCCCTATTTGCGGGCGAAGAAGGTATTTGAGAGAGCGTCTCGATTGTTCTCTCTGACAGCGATGGTCTTGAGCGGGGTGTCTTTGCCTTGATCGTTTGGTTCGTCGATGTTTCCTCCTCGATGGTAAAATTTGTCGGCATTGAGGGCAGGTCCATCGGCACTGAAGATGCCCAAGGATCCAAGGAAGATCGACCCTTGCTTGGGGTTATGAAGCTCTCGGCAGCATCAGAAGGTCGCCTCGTCAGAGTCGTTCTCCTCTTAAATAGAGGTTGCTCCGCCGGCGGGGAGGGTGTTGCAGTTGGTGCGGAAGATTGTGACGCCTCAGAAGCAACAGGCGAGGTGCTCGAGGCAGGAACTCGGCTTATGCTTGAGGACCGAGGGCCGACAAAGCTTCTCGGGGGCGGTGGGAGCGGTTTGCTTTGCAGTCGAAAAGCTCGAGAAGGCGTCTCTGGCTTGCGGTTTCCAGCCGAGACAGATGTCGTGTTTCCCAAGCTTCCCAGGCGGTCGTGGGACGGGGCCGAACGAAGCTTGGGGTTGTGTATAGTGCCATTGCTGCGGTTTGTCTGCTCGGTCGAGGGTGGAGGTCGAAGGGACGAGATACTCTGTGATGATCTAAGAGTCGGAAGGCGCGATGATCGTGGAATGCCGCTCTGCCTGATGGACTGACGACGGTCCTCCAtcttggctgattgggtagcTAGGGAGATGGCGAAACTGAACCAGTGATGAGGGAGGCGAGCTACGCCTGGGATCGGTCTAATGTCAGGTCAATGCCATCAGCTTTAGTTGAAAACAAAACACGGGAAACAAACTGTCACAACGCACAGATTTCAGTAGGCTGCCTTGTCTGATCGATGTCAATGTCAACGTCAACGTCAGAAGCTGCCAGCTCAGGTAGGTCAGGTGAAAACCTTGAggttggcggcggtggcgggaaCAGCCGCGCGAGGTTTCCACTAGACGCGCCAATCCAACCACAGAGAGTGACCAACTGAAAGGTATATCATGTCATTCGCCATATGGAATACGTAGcagccagaaaaaaaagcaatagTGAATGACGGTAGTGGTTATGATTaccgacaagaaaaaaaaataagcgAGGCCGGCAACCACAATGGCGGCCAGACCAGATTGGAGAGCGAGtggaacaaacaaacaaaagaagtTTCTGGTCGTGATTAGGTTGCACTGCAGCCCGTACCTGGACTTGGGCACGAAATGGGATGGATGGGTCTGCAGAGCGGGCTGCTGCAGAAGCCATGCATCACCCATCTTCAACCTAAAGCACAAACCCTGCTTGCTGTACTCCGCAGTTTGGTAAATCTAGCCCGGGGTATTGATGGCAATTTCTCAAGACTTCGTAGTTTCGGATGGAAGCCGGCCTGgtatctctctttttttttcttttttctttcttcctccCGCCGTTGTTGAACCCCACAATAGCATCAAACAGTCTGACCTCAATAAAATCACATTGACACCAGGACGGCAGGAGCGGGGAAGAGAACAGGGGACCCAGGATGCCAACCTGCCCGAATAGGGGCTTTCTGCCATGTCGGAATTAAACAAAAAATTACCCGGTGTGAAGCATAAGCGAAAATTGAGGTGCAGCATCTCATTTCTCCCCAATCGCCAAGGTTGTGGAAGTTTCTCAATCTCGGCGAGTTGAGCAATGTTGAGATGTTGAACCAATTTTTGTAGAATGAAGCTAATGAAAGCTTCCTGTGCTGCATAAATTCCATGACCTCACGAGAAGCTTATGCGGACCCGAGGCCAGACTAAGTTTGAGGTACCTGAGCTTGTGCTTTAATTAGCTATAGCTCATCTCATCAAGGCACCAGCTTTTTGGGTCACTGAGTGTCGGTCCTTAGTCATGCAGCTCGGTCGCCCCCCGATGCCCTCCATGGCAACGGAAGAACATAAATGTGGCATATTCATCCGATGGTGGTGATGGTAGAGCAAGTTTGCCATGTATCCGTAGCATATTTCGATATTTCGACAATTACCCCTCGTCTCATCTCTGACACAAAAGCAAATTGGCCCACCCACTTCGAGGCTCGTTCTGGAATTAGGAACCCGACTGATTGAACAATGAACAAAAAGTATACAATGAACTATTCTAGGTTTAGTCTAGGTGGGTAGAATAACAGTACATGCATCGGAAACAATCCACTTTATTCAATTTATTCAAGGCTGGGCGCGAGTCCCCAACACGTGGAACCAAAGTACCGTGCGCACCCTGCCCTGGAATCGAACCATCCCAAGACTGTGATAACGGCTTGTGACGAACTTaattacctaaggtacctaggtgtaCCTGGTACAGTAGGTTTCCCCCCtcccctccttttttttcgtctgaaACATTTCTACATGCAATGCAACGTTGATCGCCATTGCCTGCAGTGCCTTTCATGTATTCGAAAGATGTGCATTGCATCAGATCTACCGTATATCATACGCAGTATAGTATAGTACCACAAAAACACCGTCGTGGCTGGTCGGTTGCACCGTCTAGAGTTTCCTGGCATCTCGCTTGTGGTGGTAGTCTGCTTCTAAATGTGTTGCACACATTTTGGCAGATTCCGTATGGTTTTCTTCATCCAATTTTGAGAACAGACTGGTGATCTAGAATTTCATACTGTCTTTCTGCCAAAAACACTTGACACTAATTAAATCTCGATTTATACTCGTTCTCCATAAGCTATTCCTGTAGCATATTTCTCTTGTTCGTATTGAATGCTGCTTCTTATCCAGTCGTCAAATCGAGTCAACTCTGTGCATCTGCACACTAGTCATAAGGGCTGATCTATCATATCTATGGACTGCTTGAGAGTTGTCGCCTCATGTAAAGTCAATAATTGACCAATGAAATCTGAACCTTCTTTGCCTGTAGTCAAGCGATACGCAATCTCACGAAGTAGTCCTAAACTTGCGCGCAATATCCTCC
Proteins encoded in this region:
- a CDS encoding leucine-rich repeat-containing protein 40 is translated as MEDRRQSIRQSGIPRSSRLPTLRSSQSISSLRPPPSTEQTNRSNGTIHNPKLRSAPSHDRLGSLGNTTSVSAGNRKPETPSRAFRLQSKPLPPPPRSFVGPRSSSISRVPASSTSPVASEASQSSAPTATPSPPAEQPLFKRRTTLTRRPSDAAESFITPSKGRSSLDPWASSVPMDLPSMPTNFTIEEETSTNQTIKAKTPRSRPSLSERTIETLSQIPSSPANRGRRPSAFFEPGSATRSGSRPASRSSLSSRPGSSYRNEGFNRPTSRSKSQTRPGSSHRIEDAGPASFRVSTSHINNYKTQLAPINGTPPTQAKPRVVAKTTRVPAARVAGQGNAMRPPTHGKIPAPASKTLPRASISKLPEPSRTPSPEKQQVQSNENKPMAKTMPLRPPKQRPSLNGLFRKPPALAPDHQKVGATPSKVSRKTSLISHRSSTTSGDDTVQSGPSPTSTATTVDTNEPAPAATFRKSSAALREQIAKAKAAKKATTKLEVDPTKVPTVGRHPIRSPLIPTDTSFDFGLSDNPFNHQEADSGSKNKVLEGLLATARTSGRLNIAALGLREIPAQVLKMYDSEAMGINDGSWAETVDLTRFVAADNELEMIGDEVFPDKDAKAFVDDEDGQGMIFGGLETLDLHGNMLISLPMGLRRLQYLTSLNLSSNRITNGSFEVISQITSLRDLKLGGNLFYGPLDNSFTNLVNLETVDLHDNNISALPAGMEKMSKLRILNLGENNFESLPLTTLVQLPLTELVVRKNKLSGVFIDDADALFQTLQILDVSSNQLTHILPPGSSSTLAMPSLHQMCVSMNRLQELPGLSMCVNLLTLNADENSITDVPNGLTGLNKLRHVDFSSNDLRVIPPDISRMDNLNMLRLSGNPLRDKKFCSITTEELKDILAARLDPEPILDEPQATFSNLLASAAVPSPKPPATRSRMNSVPRHIEDADEVRSEMSDKFATPPTSAPQSPAARSRSHTLSSEQWTVRPGGVLDRSNTQSSALHPVSCSRVANEHSVREVQLHHNLFSIIPESLTFFSQTLVSLSLAHNQLMGESYMGDMAASGGGLKLELLALRELNLSSNHITSLAPLMSNLISPGLQKLDVSTNRIAALPSGTGLRDVFPELSVLLIANNHLADLEPEAIKGMRIVDASNNDIAHLNPRIGLLGGIENGTLERLDVMGNRFRVPRFNVLERGTEATLRFLRGRVPVAEMAAWREARGVAVSSEDCDGFDDSIIE